The following proteins are co-located in the Silene latifolia isolate original U9 population chromosome 1, ASM4854445v1, whole genome shotgun sequence genome:
- the LOC141604387 gene encoding uncharacterized protein LOC141604387: protein MATLQKFKLLATQCTVISSPTRSPTTSPVIHIRRRRKTLRMLLGSRHHRRRDAAAPPPSSDVKSSHSTRSKLKDLFVSSPPSPQTEDDVSERLMTDGGLRSARIDGVRPLSATLRQRLLLRRAWRPVLVAIPEVSP from the coding sequence atggcGACACTTCAGAAGTTCAAGCTATTAGCAACACAGTGTACCGTAATCAGCAGCCCGACCCGAAGCCCTACAACCAGCCCAGTCATTCACATCCGCCGCCGCCGCAAAACCCTCCGCATGCTTCTCGGTAGTCGTCATCATCGCCGCCGCGACGCCGCAGCCCCGCCGCCTTCATCCGACGTCAAATCATCGCATTCAACGAGGTCGAAGCTGAAGGATCTTTTCGTATCATCACCACCGTCGCCGCAGACGGAGGACGATGTGTCGGAGAGGCTGATGACCGACGGGGGATTGAGGTCGGCGAGGATTGACGGAGTGAGACCGTTGTCGGCTACGTTGCGGCAGAGGTTATTATTGAGGAGGGCGTGGCGGCCGGTGCTGGTCGCCATTCCGGAGGTGTCTCCTTAA